A segment of the uncultured Desulfobulbus sp. genome:
TCAGCGAACAAAAAAGCCCTGCACCATTTTAATCGTACTGCGGCGGATCTTGACCATGGAATCGATTTTTTCTCTCTGGCACCGCCGCATTTACACCCCAAGATCAGGCAACGTCTGCAACTGATGTTCCAGGGGCATCAGCTGGAACCAACGGAGTATCCCTTGATCGGCAGGGACGGATCCAGGGGCGCAGCTTTGGTCTACTCCCAGCCGATTTTGGCTGGTGGCGAGGTTGTCTGTGTCCGCAGCGTCTATATTGACATTTCCGAAAGAAAGGCCATTGAAGAGCGGCTCCTGTCCAGCGAACAGCGCTATCGGGCGTTGTTTGCAAGCGCCAATGATGCCATCCTCCTCTTGGCCCGAGGTGAGGTCATAGAGTGCAACGATCAGGCCCTGCACCTTTTTCAGCGATCAAGGGAGGATCTCCTTGGCGCTGGATTTGAGGCCCTATCTCCACCCGTACAGGGCGACGGTCAATCATCGGTATCCAGAAAAGAACAATGGATCGCCTCTGCTGAGCAGCAGAGCCAGCAACGTTTTGATTGGGACATTCTCCTGCCCGATGGCGGTGTGCGGGAAACCGAGATCTCTTTAAGCGGTTTCGACCTGGCCGGGGAGCCCCATGTGCTCATCCTGTTGCGCGATATGGCCGAACGCAACCAAAGCAGACGCACCCTCGAGGAGCGGGAATCGGCCTGGCGGGCTATTTTTGAACACGCCCCCTATGCCATTGTCATCAATCGCCTCCGGGATGGGGTGTTTCTGGATGCAAATCCGGCGTATGAACAATTGAGCGGCGGCAGACGGCGCTACGATATATTGGGCAAGACGCCGGAAGCCATTCCCCCCCCCAGCCAACTCGAGAAAAGTATGGCTGCGGGGGAACGCCTGCGCGCGCAAGGAATGATTCATAATCAAGAGATTACATGTATTGGCGTGGATGGAACGGAACGCCACCTCCTCTATTCGTCCGCAGTGTTCCACTCCGGCGGCGAACCCTGTGCGGTCAGTATGTTTATCGACATCACGGCCCGAAAAAGGATGAAAGAGCAGCTGCGGCAGAACGAGAATATGTTGGCCAGCCTCTTCCAGGCGGTGCCGGTGGGGCTGGTGATCCTCAGGGAGCGCCGTTTCCTGGTGGTCAACGAGCAGATCACCGCCATCACCGGCTATGCAGCTTCTGACCTGCTCAACCATTCCTCCCGCCATCTCTATGAAAACGAGGAGACATTTATGCAGGTTGGCCGCGCCCTTTACGGCACACTCTGGCAACGGGGCAACAGCTACGTTGAAACCCGATTCAAGCGGCAGGACGGCACCCTTTGTCACGTTTCCCTGTTTGCCGCTCCCCTGGACCGCGGCAAGCCCGAAACGGGCGTTGCGGTGGCGATCCAAGATATCAGCGAACGGATGGCCATGCTGCAAACCCTCCGCGAAAGCGAACAGCGATTTCGTCAAACCGCCGAGCTCAGCGGTCAATTGATCTATGATCACGATATGGCCACTGGCTCCATACTCTGGTCCGGTCGGGTTGAGGAGATCACCGGCTTCACGATGGAGCGCTTCAACAGCTTCGGGTTTGCCGGATGGTACGATCGCATCCATCCCGACGACCAGGCCGAGACATTGGCCCTGCTTGAGGCCGCCTCCCGTGACCGGACACTCTTCTCGGCCACCTACCGATTCCGCAAGGCCGACCATACTTTTTATCAGGTGTACGAAGAGGGCGCCTTTCTCTACGATGCGCAGGGCAAGGCCTTCCGGATGCTGGGCACCTTGAAGGACGTCACCGCCCAAAAGTCCGCGGAAGAGGCCTTGCGCCGGAGCGAGGCTCGGCTGACCCACGCCTTTTCCGCCACCAGTGACGCAATCTGGGAGCGGTATCCCAAGACCTCGCGTACCTATTACAGCCCCCGCTGGTACGAAATGTTTGGATACAACGACCAGGAGCTACCCATGACCGCCGAGAGCTGGCAGCGCCTCTGTCACCCAGAGGACTACCCGGCTGCCTCCGAAACCCTCAGGCGGTTATTGGCCTCGCCGGATGATGAGCAACATGTGGCCCAATACCGGATGCGCCACCGCGATGGCCATTGGGTGTGGATTATCAGCCGGGGCAAGGTTGTGGAACGGGATCAGGACGGAACCCCTCTCCTGGCCACCGGCACCAACACCGACATAACCAAGTCTAAAATGGCGGTGCTGGCCCTTAAGGAGAGTGAAAACCGCTATCGAACCCTGTTTGAAGCGGGGAGCGATGCCATTTTCATCCTGAAGAAGGACATGGTTGTTGAGTGCAACAAAAAAACCCTGGAGATGTTCCGGGCGACCAGAGATCAGTTGGTCGGATTTTCGCCCTGGTCCTTCTCACCGCTGCAACAGCCGGACGGGCGCACCTTTGCCGAGCACGGTATGGGCTACATCAGTGAAGCCCTGCAGGGCCGGCCCCAACAATTCGAATGGGTCCATGCCCGGCTCGATGGATCCCTGTTCCATTCCGATGCACGATTGAGTGCCGTTGACCTCGCGGGGGAGACTTGCCTGCAATGCATTGTCCGCGACATTAGCGAATGGAAGCACACAGAACATGCCC
Coding sequences within it:
- a CDS encoding PAS domain S-box protein, whose translation is MQTIPPLGQLIPIQRLQSTLSRFSSSIKMGYCLIDPHGELVFDADWYCRYGIQGATCALHSYRNCLAVDPFLETQPGSGEKTTLHTYDNGFSALGAPIMIDNIHLGSMFIGFFSLGAVSLPEGGGCRKKEAIGDDNLLATPPFLTEEALAELIERLEIMVELLSEMGQLALLEWQTGRKLQKSKQRNQHLLDSFPVVVYEIDRDGRMVSANKKALHHFNRTAADLDHGIDFFSLAPPHLHPKIRQRLQLMFQGHQLEPTEYPLIGRDGSRGAALVYSQPILAGGEVVCVRSVYIDISERKAIEERLLSSEQRYRALFASANDAILLLARGEVIECNDQALHLFQRSREDLLGAGFEALSPPVQGDGQSSVSRKEQWIASAEQQSQQRFDWDILLPDGGVRETEISLSGFDLAGEPHVLILLRDMAERNQSRRTLEERESAWRAIFEHAPYAIVINRLRDGVFLDANPAYEQLSGGRRRYDILGKTPEAIPPPSQLEKSMAAGERLRAQGMIHNQEITCIGVDGTERHLLYSSAVFHSGGEPCAVSMFIDITARKRMKEQLRQNENMLASLFQAVPVGLVILRERRFLVVNEQITAITGYAASDLLNHSSRHLYENEETFMQVGRALYGTLWQRGNSYVETRFKRQDGTLCHVSLFAAPLDRGKPETGVAVAIQDISERMAMLQTLRESEQRFRQTAELSGQLIYDHDMATGSILWSGRVEEITGFTMERFNSFGFAGWYDRIHPDDQAETLALLEAASRDRTLFSATYRFRKADHTFYQVYEEGAFLYDAQGKAFRMLGTLKDVTAQKSAEEALRRSEARLTHAFSATSDAIWERYPKTSRTYYSPRWYEMFGYNDQELPMTAESWQRLCHPEDYPAASETLRRLLASPDDEQHVAQYRMRHRDGHWVWIISRGKVVERDQDGTPLLATGTNTDITKSKMAVLALKESENRYRTLFEAGSDAIFILKKDMVVECNKKTLEMFRATRDQLVGFSPWSFSPLQQPDGRTFAEHGMGYISEALQGRPQQFEWVHARLDGSLFHSDARLSAVDLAGETCLQCIVRDISEWKHTEHALRESEFRFRSFFNTNPEGILLISFRGTILDVNRAFLRESGYGHGEMAQKHFRKFVPTEDQTRIVDAILAFKSGIAKDQPIRFSYKKKDGALVPVMAKGWLVVDEKSNPLYIGVFIHNMSKELALAAEKSALEKQVIQAQRSEAIGTLAGGIAHDFNNILGGIIGYTELSIHCGAPSMDAKIREYMQRVLEGGNRAKDLVQQILRFSRHSATIMEPINLTPVIKESMQLMRSTLPSTITIHHQFQQDSDRILGDPTQIHQVVMNLATNALHAMRERGGVLSISLSNVFLDAPRHFLSMSIEPGDYLHLHVSDTGCGMPPNVVERIFEPYFTTKKIDEGTGLGMAVVLGIIKSHDGLIEVESAVGKGTRFDIYLPLTAEETAAKENVFSSFPMGQGQRVLLVDDEHLFREVIKESLQLLGYEVTACSSSLYALEVFTSAPHDYDLLLTDQTMPEMTGVQLIQKIRRLTKHLPIILCTGYSEVVSEQTAVHYGISHFLMKPVNTSDLAQALATVLAKGDA